The genomic stretch CGAATCAGTTGTTCCATGGAGAAAAACTTACCTGATCAAATTTACACTGCCGGAATGAGCTTTTTCCAGGCTTATTGCTAAATCCGGAAAAATGGTAAATGAAACCGGAATTTATATACCTATCCAGTCATCTTGAATAGAGAATTTTGCATCGGATAGTTTTTAAAATTGACGAATCCTATCGGGTGTCCTGAGAAACATCTCGCAAAACCCATTCATTAACCATTAAACCCAAGCTTATGCATATCACAAGAGTTGGTACACAGCCTTCCCGGAAAGGGCCATCAGACTGGTTTACCGGAGAAGTACGCGTGGATCCGTTATTCGATCCGAACGAAGCCCGGAGGGCTGCTGCTTCGCTGGTCACCTTTGAGCCCGGAGCCCGCACGGCCTGGCATATCCACCCGCTAGGGCAAACCCTGATCATTGTGAGCGGTTGCGGCTGGGTGCAGCGTGAAGGTGGCCCGCGGGAGGAAGTCCATCCGGGTGATGTGGTATGGTTTGAGCCCAACGAAAAACACTGGCATGGCGCCACAGCCACCACAGCCATGTCGCACATCGCCATTCAGGAAAACCTGAACGGACAGGTGGTCACCTGGCTGGAAAAAGTATCCGATCAACAATACCTGAACACCTGAAAATTTTTCACTCCAAAACTGTTTTTACTATGCAAACAAGAAATTTAGGGAAAAGCGGGCTGCAGGTTTCAGCCATCGGGCTGGGTTGCATGGGTATGAGCTTTAGCTATCCTCCCTTCCCTCCAAAAAGCGAAATGATTCATCTGATTCGCACAGCTGTAGATGAAGGCATCACGTTTTTCGATACCGCAGA from Thermoflavifilum aggregans encodes the following:
- a CDS encoding (R)-mandelonitrile lyase produces the protein MHITRVGTQPSRKGPSDWFTGEVRVDPLFDPNEARRAAASLVTFEPGARTAWHIHPLGQTLIIVSGCGWVQREGGPREEVHPGDVVWFEPNEKHWHGATATTAMSHIAIQENLNGQVVTWLEKVSDQQYLNT